The following coding sequences lie in one Glycine soja cultivar W05 chromosome 16, ASM419377v2, whole genome shotgun sequence genomic window:
- the LOC114389605 gene encoding homeobox-leucine zipper protein ATHB-12-like, whose protein sequence is MEYSQYTTYSAEGVEAETYTSSCTTPSRSKKRNNNNTRRFSDEQIKSLETMFESETRLEPRKKLQLARELGLQPRQVAIWFQNKRARWKSKQLERDYGILQSNYNTLASRFEALKKEKQTLLIQLQKLNHLMQKPMEPSQRCTQVEAANSMDSESENGGTMKCEAEGKPSPSSLERSEHVLGVLSDDDTSIKVEDFNLEDEHGLLNFVEHADGSLTSPEDWSAFESNDLFGQSTTDDYQWWDFWS, encoded by the exons ATGGAATATAGTCAATATACTACTTATTCAGCAGAAGGTGTTGAGGCAGAAACTTACACAAGTAGCTGCACCACCCCATCaagatcaaagaagagaaacaacaacaacacaagaAGGTTCAGTGATGAACAAATCAAATCATTGGAGACCATGTTTGAGTCAGAGACAAGGCTTGAGCCTAGAAAGAAGTTGCAGCTTGCAAGAGAGCTTGGATTGCAGCCAAGGCAAGTTGCTATATGGTTTCAGAACAAGAGGGCTAGATGGAAGTCAAAGCAACTTGAGAGAGACTATGGCATACTCCAATCCAATTATAACACTTTGGCTTCACGTTTTGAAGCTCtgaagaaggaaaaacaaaCATTACTAATTCAG TTGCAGAAGCTGAATCATCTAATGCAGAAGCCAATGGAGCCAAGTCAGAGATGCACACAAGTTGAAGCAGCAAACAGCATGGACAGTGAATCAGAAAATGGAGGCACCATGAAATGTGAAGCTGAGGGAAAGCCAAGCCCATCATCATTGGAAAGATCAGAACATGTACTTGGTGTTCTGTCTGATGATGACACTAGCATAAAGGTGGAAGACTTTAACCTAGAAGATGAACATGGCCTTCTGAATTTTGTTGAGCATGCTGATGGTTCCTTGACTTCACCAGAAGATTGGAGTGCTTTTGAATCCAATGATCTATTTGGCCAATCAACCACTGATGATTACCAATGGTGGGACTTCTGGTCCTGA